A single window of Mycolicibacterium madagascariense DNA harbors:
- a CDS encoding cellulase family glycosylhydrolase, translating into MNIAVPPPHPTAYAIVDTAEIVQSSDTVGFADSQLYGETPAEINANLDLLQSTGSNTVRIDIPWAGVEPLQGTYDWSEVDDIVQAAESRGMAIDADINSTPYWAATSGTPPISGPPASDAAYAAFASQVATRYAGQISSYEIWNEPNSAQFWSTGPDAAAYTALLKAAYPAIKAADPSALVVAGAVGSVIDFGNLTENPVEFLSKVYADGGGGYFDALSFHPYSPTLEFSQGADVPNSALSQLEAIRQLMVANGDSSKLIWATEYGLETSQVSQQTQATFISDFLNSWSGLSYVGPQFIYTVQQTTAADQADPSDTYGVFNVDGTPTPAEQAIAAFIAAHPLTITPPPPVTTNPQAAFAAALASFVQQVMQAYVKAFLTALANAFTTPATTQATAATVKADVKVDTAVKAATTPVKTAAGTTASDVTATTTDTAATKTDAATKTDTAAKTDTAATTATAAATTATAAVATDTTTPTAAVTRAATPGQALENAVGGLGRNLEAAVGAVGKNLEAAAAGQSASINGATSASTGGATSASTGTAGAAKGAAAKGTSAAGSAGAGAASSASKGGKHAKQATGS; encoded by the coding sequence ATGAACATTGCTGTACCTCCACCGCATCCGACGGCTTACGCGATCGTCGACACTGCCGAGATCGTCCAGTCCTCCGATACGGTCGGATTTGCTGACTCGCAGCTGTACGGTGAGACCCCTGCGGAGATCAACGCGAACCTCGACCTGCTGCAGTCGACGGGTAGCAACACCGTGCGCATCGACATTCCCTGGGCGGGGGTGGAGCCACTGCAGGGGACGTACGACTGGTCCGAGGTCGACGACATCGTGCAGGCCGCCGAGAGCCGCGGCATGGCGATCGACGCGGACATCAACTCCACGCCGTACTGGGCCGCGACGAGCGGGACGCCTCCGATCAGCGGCCCGCCTGCGTCGGACGCCGCCTACGCTGCCTTCGCCTCTCAGGTCGCCACCCGCTACGCCGGCCAGATCTCGTCCTACGAGATCTGGAACGAGCCCAACAGCGCGCAGTTCTGGTCCACGGGTCCCGACGCTGCCGCCTATACGGCGCTGCTCAAGGCGGCTTACCCGGCGATCAAGGCCGCTGATCCGTCGGCGCTCGTCGTGGCAGGCGCGGTCGGCTCGGTCATCGACTTCGGCAACTTGACCGAGAACCCCGTGGAGTTCCTCAGCAAGGTCTATGCGGACGGGGGAGGGGGCTACTTCGACGCCCTGTCGTTCCACCCGTACTCGCCCACCCTGGAGTTCTCGCAGGGCGCCGACGTGCCCAACTCGGCCCTCTCGCAGCTGGAGGCCATCCGCCAGCTGATGGTCGCCAACGGTGACTCCAGCAAGCTGATCTGGGCGACGGAGTACGGGCTGGAGACCAGTCAGGTGAGCCAGCAGACCCAAGCCACCTTCATTTCGGACTTCCTGAATTCCTGGTCTGGGCTGTCGTATGTGGGGCCGCAGTTCATCTACACCGTCCAGCAAACGACGGCTGCCGATCAGGCAGACCCCAGTGACACCTACGGCGTCTTCAACGTGGACGGCACGCCGACCCCCGCTGAGCAAGCGATCGCCGCGTTCATCGCCGCGCACCCGCTGACGATCACCCCGCCGCCGCCCGTCACGACCAACCCGCAGGCGGCCTTCGCCGCGGCCCTCGCGTCGTTCGTGCAGCAGGTGATGCAGGCCTACGTCAAGGCGTTCCTCACCGCCCTGGCCAATGCCTTCACGACGCCGGCGACGACGCAGGCCACGGCGGCGACGGTCAAGGCGGACGTCAAGGTCGACACGGCCGTGAAGGCGGCGACCACGCCCGTGAAGACGGCCGCGGGCACGACGGCGTCGGACGTAACGGCCACGACGACCGACACGGCGGCCACCAAGACGGACGCGGCGACCAAGACCGATACGGCTGCCAAGACCGATACGGCTGCCACCACGGCCACGGCGGCTGCCACCACGGCCACTGCGGCTGTGGCCACGGACACGACGACGCCGACGGCGGCCGTCACGCGTGCGGCCACGCCGGGTCAGGCGTTGGAGAACGCGGTCGGTGGACTGGGCCGCAATCTCGAGGCGGCCGTTGGGGCGGTCGGCAAGAACCTCGAGGCGGCTGCGGCCGGCCAGAGTGCGTCGATTAACGGTGCCACCAGCGCATCGACCGGCGGTGCCACCAGCGCATCGACCGGCACGGCGGGTGCCGCCAAGGGCGCCGCGGCGAAGGGAACGTCCGCAGCCGGGTCTGCCGGGGCCGGTGCGGCGTCGTCCGCCAGCAAGGGTGGCAAGCACGCGAAGCAGGCCACCGGTTCCTAA
- the rpoB gene encoding DNA-directed RNA polymerase subunit beta: MLEGCILAVSRQSKSVENPNNSVPGAPNRVSFAKLREPLEVPGLLDVQTDSFEWLIGSDSWREKALERGEVSPVGGLEEVLTELSPIEDFAGTLSLSFSDPRFDEVKAPVDDCKEKDQTYAAPLFVTAEFINNTTGEIKSQTVFMGDFPMMTEKGTFIINGTERVVVSQLVRSPGVYFDKSKDKATENDLTSVKVIPGRGAWLEFDVDKRATVGVRIDRKRRQPVTVLLKALGWTSEKITERFGFSEIMMSTLEKDSTAGPDEALLDIYRKLRPGEPPTKESAQTLLENLFFKEKRYDLARVGRYKVNKKLGLNAGQPITSSTLTEEDIVATIEYLVRLHEGQTTMTAPGGVEVPVEVDDIDHFGNRRLRTVGELIQNQIRVGLSRMERVVRERMTTQDVEAITPQTLINIRPVVAAIKEFFGTSQLSQFMDQNNPLSGLTHKRRLSALGPGGLSRERAGLEVRDVHSSHYGRMCPIETPEGPNIGLIGSLSVYARVNPFGFIETPYRKVVDGVVTDEIHHLTADEEDRYVVAQANSPIDENNRFTEDRILVRRKGGEVENVSPSDVDYMDVSPRQMVSVATAMIPFLEHDDANRALMGANMQRQAVPLVRSEAPLVGTGMELRAAIDAGDVVVANKAGVIEEVSADYVTVMADDGTRHTYRMRKFARSNHGTCANQRPIVDSGQRVEAGQVIADGPCTENGEMALGKNLLVAIMPWEGHNYEDAIILSQRLVEEDVLTSIHIEEHEIDARDTKLGAEEITRDIPNVSDEVLADLDERGIVRIGAEVRDGDILVGKVTPKGETELTPEERLLRAIFGEKAREVRDTSLKVPHGESGKVIGVRMFSREDDDELPAGVNELVRVYVAQKRKISDGDKLAGRHGNKGVIGKILPIEDMPFMPDGTPVDIILNTHGVPRRMNIGQILETHLGWVAKAGWNIQVAGATGELPEWAENLPEDLLSSEPNSIVSTPVFDGARENELQGLLGATLPNRDGDVMVDADGKSQLFDGRSGEPFPYPVTVGYMYILKLHHLVDDKIHARSTGPYSMITQQPLGGKAQFGGQRFGEMECWAMQAYGAAYTLQELLTIKSDDTVGRVKVYEAIVKGENIPEPGIPESFKVLLKELQSLCLNVEVLSSEGHAIEMRDSDDEDLERAAANLGINLSRNESPSVEDLA; encoded by the coding sequence GTGCTGGAAGGATGCATCTTGGCAGTCTCTCGCCAGAGCAAGTCAGTAGAAAACCCCAACAACTCCGTTCCTGGAGCACCTAACCGCGTGTCGTTCGCCAAGCTCCGTGAGCCTCTCGAGGTTCCCGGCTTGCTCGACGTGCAAACCGACTCCTTCGAGTGGCTGATCGGTTCGGACAGCTGGCGCGAGAAGGCGCTCGAGCGCGGCGAGGTCTCCCCCGTCGGCGGCCTCGAAGAGGTGCTGACGGAGTTGTCGCCGATCGAGGACTTCGCGGGCACGCTGTCGCTGAGCTTCTCCGATCCGCGCTTCGACGAGGTGAAGGCACCCGTCGACGATTGCAAGGAGAAGGACCAGACCTACGCGGCGCCGCTGTTCGTCACCGCCGAGTTCATCAACAACACCACCGGCGAGATCAAGAGCCAGACCGTCTTCATGGGCGACTTCCCCATGATGACCGAGAAGGGCACCTTCATCATCAACGGCACCGAGCGTGTCGTGGTGTCCCAGCTGGTCCGTTCGCCGGGTGTCTACTTCGACAAGAGCAAGGACAAGGCCACCGAGAACGACCTGACGAGCGTCAAGGTCATCCCCGGCCGCGGCGCCTGGCTCGAGTTCGACGTCGACAAGCGCGCCACCGTCGGCGTGCGCATCGACCGCAAGCGTCGCCAGCCCGTCACGGTGCTGCTGAAGGCGCTCGGCTGGACCAGCGAGAAGATCACGGAGCGCTTCGGCTTCTCCGAGATCATGATGTCCACCCTCGAGAAGGACAGCACCGCCGGTCCCGACGAGGCGCTGCTCGACATCTACCGCAAGCTGCGCCCGGGCGAGCCGCCGACCAAGGAGTCCGCGCAGACCCTGCTGGAGAACCTGTTCTTCAAGGAGAAGCGCTACGACCTGGCCCGTGTCGGCCGCTACAAGGTCAACAAGAAGCTGGGCCTCAACGCCGGCCAGCCGATCACGTCCTCGACGCTGACCGAAGAGGACATCGTCGCGACGATCGAGTACCTGGTGCGCCTGCACGAGGGCCAGACCACGATGACCGCCCCCGGCGGCGTCGAGGTCCCCGTCGAGGTCGACGACATCGACCACTTCGGCAACCGCCGTCTGCGTACCGTCGGCGAACTGATCCAGAACCAGATCCGCGTGGGCCTGTCCCGCATGGAGCGCGTCGTGCGCGAGCGGATGACGACTCAGGACGTCGAGGCGATCACGCCGCAGACCCTGATCAACATCCGTCCCGTCGTGGCCGCGATCAAGGAGTTCTTCGGAACCAGCCAGCTGTCGCAGTTCATGGACCAGAACAACCCGCTGTCGGGCCTGACCCACAAGCGTCGCCTGTCGGCGCTGGGCCCGGGTGGTCTGTCCCGTGAGCGCGCCGGCCTCGAGGTCCGTGACGTGCACTCCAGCCACTACGGCCGGATGTGCCCGATCGAGACCCCGGAAGGCCCGAACATCGGCCTGATCGGCTCGCTGTCGGTGTACGCACGGGTCAACCCGTTCGGCTTCATCGAGACGCCGTACCGCAAGGTCGTCGACGGTGTCGTCACCGACGAGATCCACCACCTCACCGCCGACGAGGAGGACCGCTACGTCGTCGCGCAGGCCAACTCGCCGATCGACGAGAACAACCGGTTCACCGAGGATCGAATCCTGGTGCGCCGCAAGGGCGGCGAGGTCGAGAACGTCTCGCCGAGCGACGTGGACTACATGGACGTCTCGCCGCGCCAGATGGTGTCGGTGGCCACGGCCATGATTCCGTTCCTCGAGCACGACGACGCCAACCGCGCCCTCATGGGTGCCAACATGCAGCGCCAGGCGGTTCCGCTGGTGCGCAGCGAGGCACCTCTGGTCGGCACGGGCATGGAACTGCGCGCCGCGATCGATGCGGGTGACGTGGTCGTCGCCAACAAGGCGGGCGTCATCGAGGAGGTGTCCGCGGACTACGTCACGGTGATGGCCGACGACGGCACCCGGCACACCTACCGGATGCGCAAGTTCGCCCGCTCTAACCACGGCACGTGCGCCAACCAGCGCCCGATCGTGGACTCGGGGCAGCGGGTCGAGGCCGGTCAGGTCATCGCCGACGGGCCGTGCACCGAGAACGGCGAGATGGCGCTGGGCAAGAACCTGCTCGTCGCGATCATGCCGTGGGAGGGTCACAACTACGAGGACGCGATCATCCTGTCGCAGCGTCTGGTCGAAGAGGACGTGCTCACCTCGATCCACATCGAGGAGCACGAAATCGACGCCCGGGACACGAAGCTGGGCGCCGAGGAGATCACCCGGGACATCCCGAACGTCTCCGACGAGGTGCTGGCCGATCTCGACGAGCGCGGCATCGTCCGCATCGGTGCCGAGGTCCGCGACGGCGACATCCTGGTCGGCAAGGTCACGCCGAAGGGCGAGACCGAGCTGACCCCGGAGGAGCGCCTGCTGCGTGCCATCTTCGGTGAGAAGGCCCGCGAGGTCCGCGACACGTCGCTCAAGGTGCCCCACGGCGAGTCCGGCAAGGTCATCGGCGTGCGGATGTTCTCCCGCGAGGACGACGACGAGCTGCCCGCCGGCGTCAACGAGCTGGTCCGCGTCTACGTGGCCCAGAAGCGCAAGATCTCCGACGGCGACAAGCTCGCCGGACGCCACGGCAATAAGGGCGTCATCGGCAAGATCCTGCCGATCGAGGACATGCCGTTCATGCCGGACGGCACGCCGGTCGACATCATCCTGAACACGCACGGTGTGCCGCGACGGATGAACATCGGCCAGATCCTCGAGACGCACCTGGGCTGGGTTGCCAAGGCGGGCTGGAACATTCAGGTCGCCGGCGCCACCGGAGAGCTGCCCGAGTGGGCGGAGAACCTGCCCGAGGACCTGCTGTCGTCCGAGCCCAACAGCATCGTCTCCACGCCCGTCTTCGACGGTGCGCGCGAGAACGAGCTGCAGGGTCTGCTCGGCGCGACGCTGCCCAACCGCGACGGCGACGTGATGGTCGACGCCGACGGCAAGTCGCAGTTGTTCGATGGCCGCAGTGGCGAGCCGTTCCCGTACCCGGTGACGGTCGGCTACATGTACATCCTCAAGCTGCACCACTTGGTCGACGACAAGATCCACGCCCGCTCGACCGGCCCGTACTCGATGATCACCCAGCAGCCGCTCGGTGGTAAGGCGCAGTTCGGTGGTCAGCGATTCGGTGAGATGGAGTGCTGGGCCATGCAGGCCTATGGCGCGGCGTACACGCTGCAGGAGCTCCTGACCATCAAGTCCGACGACACCGTCGGTCGGGTCAAGGTGTACGAGGCGATCGTCAAGGGCGAGAACATCCCCGAGCCCGGTATTCCGGAGTCGTTCAAGGTGTTGCTCAAGGAGCTTCAGTCGCTGTGCCTCAACGTCGAGGTGCTGTCGTCGGAGGGTCACGCGATCGAAATGCGCGACAGCGACGACGAGGACCTGGAGCGCGCTGCCGCGAACCTGGGAATCAACTTGTCCCGCAACGAATCTCCGTCCGTCGAGGATCTCGCATAA
- a CDS encoding DNA-directed RNA polymerase subunit beta' encodes MLDVNFFDELRIGLATADDIRNWSYGEVKKPETINYRTLKPEKDGLFCEKIFGPTRDWECYCGKYKRVRFKGIVCERCGVEVTRAKVRRERMGHIELAAPVTHIWYFKGVPSRLGYLLDLAPKDLEKIIYFAAYVITSVDTEQRHNDLSTLEAEMVVEKKAVEDQRDLDLAERSQKLEADMAELERDGAKSDVRRKVRDGGEREMRQLRDRAQRELDRLDEVWTTFVKLAPKQLIVDEVLYREIIDRYGEYFTGAMGAESIKKLIENFDIDAEAESLRDTIKNGKGQKKLRALKRLKVVAAFQMNRNSPMGMVLDAVPVIPPELRPMVQLDGGRFATSDLNDLYRRVINRNNRLKRLIDLGAPEIIVNNEKRMLQESVDALFDNGRRGRPVTGPGNRPLKSLSDLLKGKQGRFRQNLLGKRVDYSGRSVIVVGPQLKLHQCGLPKLMALELFKPFVMKRLVDLNHAQNIKSAKRMVERQRPQVWDVLEEVISEHPVLLNRAPTLHRLGIQAFEPQLVEGKAIQLHPLVCEAFNADFDGDQMAVHLPLSAEAQAEARILMLSSNNILSPASGRPLAMPRLDMVTGLFFLTTEIEGDKGEYVPAANDQPETGVFSSPAEAIMAMDRETLSVRAKIKVRLTHLRPPADVEAAQFPDGWKMGDAWLAETTLGRVLFNELLPRGYPFVNKQMHKKVQASIINDLAERYPMIVVAQTVDKLKDAGFHWATRSGVTVSMADVLVPPNKAQILDAYEQQADAIEKKYQRGLLEKIERTDALVKIWKEATEEVGNALREHYPSTNSIITLIDSGATGTFNQTRTLAGMKGLVTNPKGEFIPRPIKSSFREGLTVLEYFINTHSARKGLADTALRTADSGYLTRRLVDVSQDVIVREHDCETERGIMTTIATLEADGTLTRDAHVETSTYARTLAVDAIDANGNVVVERGHDLGDPAIDALLAAGITEVKVRSVLTCTTGTGVCATCYGRSMATGKLVDIGEAVGIVAAQSIGEPGTQLTMRTFKQEGGVGEDITGGLPRVQELFEARVPRNTAPIADVTGRVNIEVGDKFYKMTIVPDDGGEEVVYDKLTRRQRLKVFKHEDGSERLLADGDHVEVGQQLMEGSANPHEVLRVQGPREVQIHLVKEVQEVYRAQGVSIHDKHIEVIVRQMLRRVTIIDSGSTEFLPGSLTERAEFESENRRVVAEGGEPAAGRPVLMGITKASLATDSWLSAASFQETTRVLTDAAINCRSDRLNGLKENVIIGKLIPAGTGISRYRNITVQPTEEARAAAYTIPSYEDQYYSPDFGQGSGQAVPLDDYGFSDYR; translated from the coding sequence GTGCTCGACGTCAACTTCTTCGATGAACTCCGCATTGGCCTCGCCACTGCGGACGACATCCGCAACTGGTCCTACGGCGAAGTCAAGAAGCCGGAGACCATCAACTACCGCACGCTCAAGCCAGAGAAGGACGGCCTGTTCTGCGAGAAGATCTTCGGACCGACTCGCGACTGGGAGTGCTACTGCGGCAAGTACAAGCGCGTGCGCTTCAAGGGCATCGTCTGTGAGCGCTGCGGCGTCGAGGTCACTCGCGCCAAGGTGCGTCGCGAGCGGATGGGCCACATCGAACTGGCCGCGCCCGTCACGCACATCTGGTACTTCAAGGGCGTTCCCTCGCGCTTGGGCTACCTGCTGGACCTCGCCCCGAAGGATCTCGAGAAGATCATCTACTTCGCGGCGTACGTGATCACCTCGGTCGACACCGAGCAGCGCCACAACGACCTGTCGACGCTCGAGGCCGAGATGGTCGTCGAGAAGAAGGCCGTGGAGGACCAGCGCGATCTGGACCTCGCCGAGCGGAGCCAGAAGCTCGAGGCCGACATGGCCGAGCTCGAGCGCGACGGCGCCAAGTCCGACGTCCGCCGCAAGGTGCGCGACGGTGGCGAGCGCGAGATGCGTCAGCTCCGCGACCGGGCCCAGCGCGAGCTGGACCGCCTGGACGAGGTGTGGACGACGTTCGTGAAGCTGGCTCCCAAGCAGCTGATCGTCGACGAGGTGCTCTACCGCGAGATCATCGACCGCTACGGCGAGTACTTCACCGGAGCGATGGGTGCGGAGTCGATCAAGAAGCTCATCGAGAACTTCGACATCGACGCCGAGGCCGAGAGCCTGCGCGACACCATCAAGAACGGCAAGGGTCAGAAGAAGCTTCGCGCCCTCAAGCGACTGAAGGTCGTCGCCGCGTTCCAGATGAACCGCAACTCGCCGATGGGCATGGTGCTCGACGCCGTTCCGGTGATCCCGCCGGAGCTGCGCCCGATGGTCCAGCTCGACGGTGGCCGCTTCGCCACCTCCGACCTGAACGACCTGTACCGCCGCGTCATCAACCGCAACAACCGGTTGAAGCGACTGATCGACCTCGGCGCGCCCGAGATCATCGTCAACAACGAGAAGCGCATGCTTCAGGAGTCCGTCGACGCACTGTTCGACAACGGGCGTCGTGGCCGTCCGGTCACCGGGCCGGGCAACCGTCCGCTGAAGTCGCTGTCGGATCTGTTGAAGGGCAAGCAGGGTCGGTTCCGTCAGAACCTGCTCGGCAAGCGCGTCGACTACTCGGGCCGTTCGGTCATCGTCGTCGGCCCGCAGCTCAAGCTGCACCAGTGCGGTCTGCCGAAGCTCATGGCACTCGAGCTGTTCAAGCCGTTCGTGATGAAGCGCCTGGTCGACCTGAACCACGCGCAGAACATCAAGAGCGCCAAGCGGATGGTCGAGCGTCAGCGCCCGCAGGTGTGGGACGTCCTCGAAGAGGTCATCTCCGAGCACCCCGTGCTGCTGAACCGCGCGCCCACGCTGCACCGGTTGGGCATCCAGGCCTTCGAGCCACAGTTGGTCGAAGGCAAGGCCATTCAGCTGCACCCGCTGGTGTGTGAGGCGTTCAACGCCGACTTCGACGGTGACCAGATGGCAGTCCACCTGCCGCTGTCCGCCGAGGCGCAGGCCGAGGCGCGCATCTTGATGCTGTCGAGCAACAACATCCTGTCTCCCGCGTCGGGCCGCCCGCTGGCCATGCCGCGTCTGGACATGGTGACGGGTCTGTTCTTCCTGACCACCGAGATCGAGGGCGACAAGGGCGAATACGTCCCCGCCGCCAACGATCAGCCGGAGACCGGTGTGTTCAGCTCGCCCGCCGAGGCCATCATGGCCATGGACCGGGAGACGCTGTCGGTGCGCGCCAAGATCAAGGTTCGGCTGACGCACCTGCGTCCGCCGGCCGACGTCGAGGCTGCGCAGTTCCCGGACGGCTGGAAGATGGGCGACGCCTGGTTGGCGGAGACCACCCTGGGTCGCGTGCTCTTCAACGAGCTGCTGCCGCGGGGCTACCCGTTCGTCAACAAGCAGATGCACAAGAAGGTCCAGGCGTCGATCATCAACGATCTCGCCGAGCGCTACCCGATGATCGTGGTCGCGCAGACCGTCGACAAGCTCAAGGACGCCGGCTTCCACTGGGCCACCCGCTCGGGTGTCACGGTGTCCATGGCCGACGTGCTGGTGCCGCCGAACAAGGCGCAGATCCTCGACGCCTACGAGCAGCAGGCCGACGCGATCGAGAAGAAGTACCAGCGTGGCCTCCTGGAGAAGATCGAACGCACCGACGCGTTGGTGAAGATCTGGAAGGAAGCCACCGAAGAGGTCGGCAACGCGTTGCGGGAGCACTACCCGTCGACGAACTCGATCATCACGCTGATCGACTCCGGCGCCACGGGTACCTTCAACCAGACCCGTACGTTGGCCGGCATGAAGGGCCTGGTGACGAACCCGAAGGGTGAGTTCATCCCGCGCCCGATCAAGTCGTCCTTCCGCGAGGGCCTGACCGTGTTGGAGTACTTCATCAACACGCACAGCGCCCGAAAGGGTCTGGCGGACACCGCTCTTCGTACGGCGGACTCGGGTTACCTGACCCGTCGTCTGGTCGACGTGTCTCAGGACGTCATCGTGCGCGAGCACGATTGCGAGACCGAGCGCGGCATCATGACGACGATCGCGACGCTGGAGGCCGATGGCACCCTCACCCGCGACGCGCACGTCGAGACCTCGACGTACGCGCGGACGCTGGCCGTGGACGCGATCGACGCCAACGGCAACGTGGTGGTCGAGCGTGGACACGACCTGGGCGACCCGGCGATCGACGCGCTGCTCGCTGCCGGCATCACCGAGGTGAAGGTCCGCTCCGTGCTGACCTGCACCACGGGCACCGGCGTGTGCGCCACCTGCTACGGCCGTTCGATGGCCACCGGCAAGCTGGTCGACATCGGTGAGGCCGTCGGCATCGTCGCCGCGCAGTCCATCGGTGAGCCCGGCACGCAGCTGACCATGCGTACCTTCAAGCAGGAGGGTGGCGTCGGTGAGGACATCACCGGCGGTCTGCCTCGCGTGCAGGAGCTGTTCGAGGCCCGCGTGCCCCGCAACACCGCTCCGATCGCGGACGTCACCGGTCGGGTCAACATCGAAGTGGGCGACAAGTTCTACAAGATGACGATCGTGCCGGACGACGGTGGCGAAGAAGTCGTGTACGACAAGCTCACCCGCCGTCAGCGCCTGAAGGTGTTCAAGCACGAGGACGGCTCGGAGCGCCTGCTCGCCGATGGTGACCACGTCGAGGTCGGCCAGCAGCTCATGGAGGGCTCGGCCAATCCGCACGAGGTGTTGCGCGTCCAGGGTCCCCGCGAGGTGCAGATCCACCTCGTCAAGGAGGTCCAGGAGGTGTACCGCGCTCAGGGTGTGTCGATCCACGACAAGCACATCGAGGTCATCGTGCGGCAGATGCTGCGTCGCGTGACGATCATCGACTCGGGTTCCACGGAATTCCTGCCCGGTTCGCTCACCGAGCGTGCCGAGTTCGAGTCCGAGAACCGTCGCGTCGTGGCCGAGGGTGGCGAGCCCGCGGCCGGTCGTCCGGTGCTGATGGGTATCACGAAGGCATCGCTGGCCACGGATTCGTGGCTGTCGGCGGCGTCGTTCCAGGAGACCACGCGAGTCCTGACCGATGCGGCGATCAACTGCCGCAGCGACAGGCTCAACGGTCTGAAGGAGAACGTGATCATCGGCAAGCTGATCCCGGCCGGTACCGGCATCAGCCGCTACCGCAACATCACGGTGCAGCCGACCGAGGAGGCTCGGGCCGCCGCGTACACGATCCCGTCCTACGAGGATCAGTACTACAGCCCCGACTTCGGTCAGGGCTCCGGCCAGGCCGTGCCGCTGGACGATTACGGATTCAGCGACTACCGGTAA
- a CDS encoding type IV toxin-antitoxin system AbiEi family antitoxin domain-containing protein, which yields MYIHDLITRGGGLITAEQMQAVMSRKMFRTLVRSGDVVRVCHGVYGLRQPNTVGKLAALDMMVGCTMVACMGTAAKLHGFDTEKDARVHVLDPGLRVRPTNGVMVHQRVGAPLCKVDGRLATAPAWTAVEVARTLRRPRALAILDAALHVNACSTDDLRAAVDEQKGRRGIVRVREMLEHADGRAESPMESEARLVFIDHGLPLPELQYEIVDLCGDLWRVDFAWLEAKVVAEYDSIEWHANPTTWKRDRLKVERLKDCGWTTVPMVVDDVRLHARPLVSRIERLLT from the coding sequence ATGTACATCCACGATTTGATCACCCGCGGCGGCGGCTTGATCACGGCCGAGCAGATGCAGGCCGTGATGTCGCGCAAGATGTTCCGAACGCTCGTCCGGTCGGGAGATGTGGTGCGCGTGTGCCACGGCGTCTACGGGCTCCGGCAACCCAATACGGTCGGCAAACTTGCGGCACTCGACATGATGGTGGGTTGCACGATGGTTGCGTGCATGGGAACTGCGGCCAAGCTGCACGGCTTCGACACCGAGAAGGATGCACGCGTGCACGTGCTTGACCCCGGCCTACGGGTTCGGCCCACCAACGGGGTCATGGTGCACCAACGGGTGGGTGCGCCACTGTGCAAGGTCGACGGGAGACTGGCGACTGCGCCGGCATGGACGGCGGTCGAGGTGGCGCGGACTCTGCGGAGACCGCGCGCCCTGGCGATTCTCGATGCCGCACTCCACGTAAACGCTTGCAGCACGGATGATCTCCGCGCTGCCGTCGACGAGCAGAAGGGGCGCCGCGGAATCGTGCGGGTGCGCGAAATGCTGGAGCACGCAGACGGCCGCGCCGAGTCCCCCATGGAGAGCGAAGCGCGACTGGTCTTCATCGATCACGGCCTGCCACTGCCCGAATTGCAGTACGAAATCGTCGACCTGTGCGGTGATCTGTGGCGCGTCGACTTCGCCTGGCTCGAGGCCAAGGTGGTGGCGGAGTACGACAGCATTGAATGGCACGCGAACCCCACCACCTGGAAACGCGATCGTCTGAAGGTGGAGCGGTTGAAGGACTGCGGATGGACGACGGTGCCGATGGTCGTCGACGACGTGCGTCTACACGCCCGGCCGCTGGTGAGCCGCATCGAGCGACTCCTCACCTAA
- a CDS encoding class II fructose-bisphosphate aldolase has protein sequence MALVTTAELVANAATRGHGVAAFNVVTLEHAEGIVAGAQRASAPVILQVSENTAAFHGTVHPITAALAALAAAADVPVALHLDHVEAAELWEQAAAAGFSSVMVDGGALPYDRNVAVTAAATATLHDRGLAVEAELGYVGGKGTQVTSAHAPGVRTDLRQAAEFVSATGVDALAVAVGSSHAMTTQTAELDVDLIAALRDAVPVPLVLHGSSGVPDDALRAAVRAGIVKVNVGTALNVAYSGALRNALAADTVDPRRALTAARAAVADTVAHLVDVVSG, from the coding sequence ATGGCACTGGTGACCACCGCCGAACTCGTCGCGAATGCGGCGACTCGCGGGCACGGCGTCGCGGCCTTCAACGTGGTCACGCTCGAGCACGCCGAGGGAATCGTCGCCGGCGCGCAGCGGGCGTCGGCCCCCGTCATCCTGCAGGTCAGCGAGAACACGGCCGCGTTCCACGGCACCGTGCACCCGATCACCGCCGCGTTGGCCGCGCTCGCCGCCGCGGCCGACGTCCCCGTCGCCCTGCACCTCGACCACGTCGAGGCCGCCGAGCTGTGGGAGCAGGCCGCCGCGGCGGGCTTTTCGTCGGTGATGGTCGACGGCGGCGCACTCCCCTACGACCGCAACGTGGCCGTCACGGCGGCCGCCACCGCCACGCTGCACGACCGGGGCCTCGCGGTCGAGGCCGAGCTGGGCTACGTCGGCGGCAAGGGCACCCAGGTCACTAGCGCGCACGCCCCTGGCGTGCGCACCGACCTGCGCCAGGCGGCCGAATTCGTCTCTGCGACAGGGGTTGACGCGCTCGCCGTCGCCGTCGGCAGCTCCCACGCCATGACGACGCAGACCGCCGAACTCGACGTCGACCTCATCGCCGCCCTGCGCGACGCGGTCCCGGTACCCCTGGTGCTGCACGGGTCTTCGGGCGTGCCCGACGACGCGCTGCGGGCCGCAGTGCGGGCGGGCATCGTCAAGGTGAACGTCGGCACCGCGCTCAACGTCGCCTACAGCGGCGCCCTGCGCAATGCGCTGGCCGCCGACACCGTCGATCCCCGCCGCGCGCTGACGGCGGCCCGGGCCGCGGTGGCCGACACCGTCGCGCACCTCGTGGACGTCGTCAGCGGCTAG